A region of Salmo salar chromosome ssa17, Ssal_v3.1, whole genome shotgun sequence DNA encodes the following proteins:
- the LOC106598167 gene encoding gamma-crystallin M3-like, producing the protein MAKIIFYEDRNFQGRSYETSSDCPELTPYLSRCNSCRVESGCFMVYDRSNFQGNQYFVRRGEYGDYQRMGMSDSVHSCRMIPMHKGQFRMQVYERENFGGQMHELMDDCDSIQDRYRMSDCQSCNVMEGHWLMYEQPHFRGRQMYVRPGEYRNLREMGNSSVNRYSSMRRILDSCESQHH; encoded by the exons ATGGCCAAG ATCATCTTCTACGAGGACAGGAACTTCCAGGGCCGTTCCTATGAGACCAGCTCAGACTGCCCTGAGTTGACCCCCTACCTGAGCAGGTGCAACTCCTGCAGGGTGGAGAGCGGCTGCTTCATGGTGTACGACCGCTCCAACTTCCAGGGAAACCAGTACtttgtgaggagaggagagtatgGTGACTACCAGCGTATGGGCATGTCTGACTCCGTTCACTCTTGCCGTATGATCCCCATG CACAAAGGACAGTTCAGGATGCAGGTCTATGAGAGGGAGAACTTCGGGGGTCAGATGCACGAGCTGATGGACGACTGTGACTCCATCCAGGATCGTTACCGCATGTCCGACTGCCAGTCCTGCAACGTGATGGAGGGCCACTGGCTCATGTACGAGCAGCCCCACTTCAGAGGCAGGCAGATGTACGTGAGGCCTGGAGAGTACAGGAACCTCAGAGAGATGGGAAACAGCTCCGTGAACAGATACAGCTCCATGAGACGTATCCTGGATTCCTGCGAGAGCCAGCATCATTGA